The Primulina tabacum isolate GXHZ01 chromosome 16, ASM2559414v2, whole genome shotgun sequence genome window below encodes:
- the LOC142528285 gene encoding uncharacterized protein LOC142528285: MSIYRWGLQPGEENLEPKRDFESRQFNKRIRATISFGPQDLQGICLPHNDALVIYAKIANCTTRRVFVDSSSSVNVLFQEALDQIDLKNHSLELVETTFFGFAGHTLRSRGEIMLLITMGSGELRKSVMTIFTVVNAPSSYNVILGRQAMNAFKAVASIYHRKIKFPVKGKIGEVRDDQPSFRKCYDETVRVEKKKARLVIAKGREGSARPVVKKKRHFGPKKDKVIADRVKELLKAGQIWEVQFPTWLSNVVLVQKVTGKWRMCVDFRDLNKVCPKDCYPLQRIDQLVDSTSSYELLSFMDAYHGYHQISLAKDEQEKVGFVTFGGNFCYTVMSFGLKNAGAIYQCLMDKIFLEQAGRNVEVYVDDILIKSKKTTFFIFDLEETFSTLRKYGLKLNPSKCNFGIQSDYAVSSFLIQEKGADQRPVYYVSHDLREPELRYTELEKTAIALVITARKLRSYFLSNPNVVFTNSSLGKIMTNPDISRRLVK; this comes from the exons atGAGTATCTACAGATGGGGACTCCAACCGGGCGAGGAAAACTTGGAGCCTAAAAGAGATTTTGAGAGTAGACAATTCAACAAGAGAATAAGAGCCACCATTAGCTTTGGGCCCCAGGATTTGCAGGGCATTTGTCTACCTCATAATGATGCTCTGGTCATCTATGCCAAGATTGCCAACTGCACCACTAGGAGGGTGTTTGTCGATTCAAGTAGCTCTGTCAATGTTTTATTTCAGGAGGCTTTGGATCAGATAGATCTAAAGAATCACAGTTTGGAGCTCGTGGAAACAACATTCTTTGGGTTCGCTGGTCACACCCTCCGCTCCCGAGGAGAAATCATGCTCCTCATAACAATGGGATCCGGGGAGCTAAGAAAGTCAGTAATGACCATTTTCACTGTGGTCAATGCGCCATCCTCTTATAATGTTATACTAGGGAGGCAAGCCATGAATGCCTTCAAAGCAGTGGCTTCCATCTATCATCGGAAGATAAAGTTCCCAGTGAAGGGAAAGATCGGGGAGGTGCGAGATGATCAGCCTTCTTTTCGAAAGTGTTATGATGAAACAGTCCGAGTTGAAAAGAAGAAGGCCAGGTTGGTGATAGCAAAAGGCCGGGAAGGGAG CGCCCGGCCAGTGGTAAAAAAAAAGCGGCATTTTGGACCAAAAAAAGATAAAGTGATTGCAGACCGAGTGAAGGAGCTTTTGAAAGCTGGCCAGATTTGGGAAGTCCAATTCCCAACCTGGCTCTCCAATGTGGTGTTGGTCCAAAAGGTTACGGGTAAATGGAGAATGTGTGTTGACTTCAGAGATCTAAACAAAGTATGCCCCAAAGATTGTTATCCTCTACAAAGAATTGATCAGCTAGTAGATTCTACTTCTAGCTATGAATTGTTGAGCTTTATGGATGCCTACCATGGGTATCATCAAATTTCCCTAGCCAAAGATGAACAAGAAAAGGTTGGCTTTGTAACTTTTGGTGGTAATTTTTGTTACACTGTTATGTCGTTTGGTCTAAAGAATGCAGGGGCCATATACCAATGCTTGATGGATAAGATCTTCTTAGAGCAAGCGGGAAGGAACGTTGaagtctatgtggatgatattttgattaaatCAAAGAAGACAACATTCTTTATTTTTGATCTTGAGGAAACTTTCTCAACCTTGAGAAAGTATGGGCTAAAGTTGAATCCATCAAAATGCAACTTCGGGATCCAAAGTG ATTATGCTGTCAGTTCGTTTCTTATTCAAGAAAAAGGGGCAGATCAGAGGCCGGTCTATTATGTGAGTCATGATTTGAGAGAACCCGAGCTAAGGTACACTGAATTGGAAAAAACAGCTATTGCTCTAGTGATAACTGCAAGGAAGCTGAGGTCTTATTTTTTGTCAAATCCCAATGTGGTCTTTACCAACAGCTCATTGGGGAAAATCATGACTAACCCTGATATCTCGAGAAGGCTGGTCAAATAA